The following coding sequences are from one Vulpes vulpes isolate BD-2025 chromosome 12, VulVul3, whole genome shotgun sequence window:
- the HFE gene encoding hereditary hemochromatosis protein isoform X1: MSPGARRARRLLLLLLLFLLLQLRTVAAQRRPPRSHSLRYLFMGASVPDLGLPLFEARGYVDDQLFVSYSHESRRAEPRAQWVRTGAASQLWLQLSQSLKGWDHMFIVDFWTIMDNHNHSKVTKLGVSSESHTLQVILGCEVQEDNSTTGFWKYGYDGQNHLEFCPETLDWRAAAPKAQATKLEWEVNKIRAKQNRAYLQRDCPEQLRQLLELGRGVLDRQVPPLVKMTHHVTSAVTTLRCQALNFYPQNITMKWLKDRQPLDAEDVEPKDVLPNGDGTYQRWVALAVAPGEEQRYTCQVEHPGLDQPLTASWEAPMSGTLVFGIISGIAVCIIVLFTGILFRILRKRQASRGAMGDYVLAEYEENEARSVSQPARARGRFPARQSDSDPSHTPLHPDG, translated from the exons ATGAGCCCGGGGGCGCGGCGCGCGCGgcgcctgctgctgctgctgctcctgttcCTGCTGCTCCAGCTGCGGACCGTGGCCGCGCAGCGGCGGCCTCCGC GATCCCATTCTCTGCGCTACCTCTTCATGGGTGCCTCAGTGCCAGACCTTGGGCTGCCCCTGTTTGAGGCCCGGGGCTACGTGGATGACCAGCTGTTCGTGTCCTACAGTCACGAGAGTCGCCGTGCAGAGCCTCGTGCCCAGTGGGTCCGGACAGGGGCTGCCAGCCAGCTGTGGCTACAGCTGAGTCAGAGCCTGAAGGGGTGGGATCACATGTTCATCGTCGACTTCTGGACCATTATGGACAATCACAACCACAGCAAGG TAACGAAGCTCGGGGTATCGTCGGAGTCCCACACCCTGCAAGTGATCCTGGGCTGTGAGGTGCAAGAGGACAACAGCACCACAGGGTTCTGGAAGTATGGGTATGACGGACAGAACCATCTGGAATTCTGCCCTGAGACGCTGGACTGGAGAGCAGCGGCGCCCAAGGCCCAGGCCACCAAGCTGGAGTGGGAAGTGAACAAGATTCGGGCCAAACAGAACAGGGCCTACCTGCAGAGGGATTGTCCTGAGCAGCTGCGGCAGCTGCTGGAGCTGGGAAGAGGGGTTCTAGACCGGCAAG TGCCCCCTCTGGTGAAGATGACTCATCATGTGACCTCGGCAGTGACCACCCTCCGGTGTCAGGCTCTGAACTTCTACCCCCAGAACATCACCATGAAGTGGCTGAAGGACAGGCAGCCACTGGATGCCGAGGATGTTGAGCCTAAGGATGTGCTGCCCAACGGGGATGGGACCTACCAGAGATGGGTAGCCTTGGCTGTGGCccctggggaagagcagagatACACCTGCCAGGTCGAGCACCCAGGCCTGGATCAGCCCCTCACTGCCAGTTGGG AGGCCCCGATGTCCGGCACGCTGGTCTTTGGCATCATCAGTGGGATTGCTGTTTGCATCATCGTCCTTTTTACTGGAATTCTGTTCAGAATCTTAAGAAAGAGGCAGGCTTCAA GAGGAGCCATGGGTGACTACGTGCTGGCCGAAT atgaagaaaatgaagcacgGAGTGTCTCACAGCCTGCCAGGGCTAGAGGCAGATTTCCAGCTCGTCAGTCTGACTCTGATCCATCTCACACACCACTGCATCCAGACGGTTGA
- the LOC112920483 gene encoding histone H4, which yields MSGRGKGGKGLGKGGAKRHRKVLRDNIQGITKPAIRRLARRGGVKRISGLIYEETRGVLKVFLENVIRDAVTYTEHAKRKTVTAMDVVYALKRQGRTLYGFGG from the coding sequence ATGTCAGGTCGGGGCAAGGGCGGGAAGGGGCTGGGCAAGGGCGGTGCCAAGCGCCACCGCAAGGTGCTGCGCGACAACATCCAGGGCATCACCAAGCCCGCCATCCGGCGGCTGGCCCGGCGCGGCGGCGTCAAGCGCATCTCGGGCCTCATCTACGAGGAGACCCGCGGGGTGCTCAAGGTGTTCCTGGAGAACGTGATCCGGGACGCCGTCACCTACACGGAGCACGCCAAGCGCAAGACGGTCACGGCCATGGACGTGGTCTACGCGCTCAAGCGCCAGGGCCGCACCCTCTACGGCTTCGGCGGCTGA
- the H1-6 gene encoding histone H1t, with amino-acid sequence MCEQVPAAAAGTALASMENPSAKKRGKKPRGIPEAAPKAPGLSVSKLIMEALSVSQERAGMSLAALKKALAAAGYDVEKNNSRIKLGLKSLVSKGTLVQTKGTGASGSFKLSKKALLPTPAKVRVKRLPSTKTKRLVLSRDSKSPKAAKTNKAKKPGGAGAQKAACSGRKAKGVKDKQPRKSPGKAPTGKPKAAKPRLNQQKVNPRKAVSKK; translated from the coding sequence ATGTGTGAGCAGGTTCCAGCGGCTGCAGCTGGCACTGCTTTGGCTTCTATGGAGAATCCTTCagccaagaagagaggaaaaaaaccaagGGGCATACCAGAGGCCGCCCCCAAGGCCCCAGGCCTCTCTGTGTCCAAGCTGATCATGGAAGCCCTCTCCGTGTCCCAGGAGCGAGCAGGTATGTCCCTGGCCGCGCTCAAGAAGGCGCTGGCGGCCGCCGGCTACGACGTGGAGAAGAACAACAGCCGCATCAAGCTGGGCCTCAAGAGCCTGGTGAGCAAGGGGACCCTGGTGCAGACCAAGGGCACAGGCGCCTCGGGCTCCTTCAAGCTCAGCAAGAAGGCTCTCCTTCCTACACCTGCCAAGGTCAGGGTCAAGAGGCTGCCTTCCACCAAGACCAAGAGGCTGGTCTTGTCCAGGGATTCCAAGTCTCCGAAGGCTGCCAAGACCAACAAAGCCAAGAAGCCCGGGGGGGCAGGCGCACAGAAGGCTGCTTGTAGTGGCAGGAAGGCCAAAGGCGTCAAAGACAAACAGCCCCGGAAGAGCCCAGGCAAGGCCCCCACTGGGAAACCCAAGGCGGCCAAGCCCAGGCTCAACCAGCAGAAGGTCAACCCGCGGAAGGCGGTGTCCAAGAAGTGA
- the HFE gene encoding hereditary hemochromatosis protein isoform X3 yields the protein MSPGARRARRLLLLLLLFLLLQLRTVAAQRRPPRSHSLRYLFMGASVPDLGLPLFEARGYVDDQLFVSYSHESRRAEPRAQWVRTGAASQLWLQLSQSLKGWDHMFIVDFWTIMDNHNHSKVTKLGVSSESHTLQVILGCEVQEDNSTTGFWKYGYDGQNHLEFCPETLDWRAAAPKAQATKLEWEVNKIRAKQNRAYLQRDCPEQLRQLLELGRGVLDRQVPPLVKMTHHVTSAVTTLRCQALNFYPQNITMKWLKDRQPLDAEDVEPKDVLPNGDGTYQRWVALAVAPGEEQRYTCQRPRCPARWSLASSVGLLFASSSFLLEFCSES from the exons ATGAGCCCGGGGGCGCGGCGCGCGCGgcgcctgctgctgctgctgctcctgttcCTGCTGCTCCAGCTGCGGACCGTGGCCGCGCAGCGGCGGCCTCCGC GATCCCATTCTCTGCGCTACCTCTTCATGGGTGCCTCAGTGCCAGACCTTGGGCTGCCCCTGTTTGAGGCCCGGGGCTACGTGGATGACCAGCTGTTCGTGTCCTACAGTCACGAGAGTCGCCGTGCAGAGCCTCGTGCCCAGTGGGTCCGGACAGGGGCTGCCAGCCAGCTGTGGCTACAGCTGAGTCAGAGCCTGAAGGGGTGGGATCACATGTTCATCGTCGACTTCTGGACCATTATGGACAATCACAACCACAGCAAGG TAACGAAGCTCGGGGTATCGTCGGAGTCCCACACCCTGCAAGTGATCCTGGGCTGTGAGGTGCAAGAGGACAACAGCACCACAGGGTTCTGGAAGTATGGGTATGACGGACAGAACCATCTGGAATTCTGCCCTGAGACGCTGGACTGGAGAGCAGCGGCGCCCAAGGCCCAGGCCACCAAGCTGGAGTGGGAAGTGAACAAGATTCGGGCCAAACAGAACAGGGCCTACCTGCAGAGGGATTGTCCTGAGCAGCTGCGGCAGCTGCTGGAGCTGGGAAGAGGGGTTCTAGACCGGCAAG TGCCCCCTCTGGTGAAGATGACTCATCATGTGACCTCGGCAGTGACCACCCTCCGGTGTCAGGCTCTGAACTTCTACCCCCAGAACATCACCATGAAGTGGCTGAAGGACAGGCAGCCACTGGATGCCGAGGATGTTGAGCCTAAGGATGTGCTGCCCAACGGGGATGGGACCTACCAGAGATGGGTAGCCTTGGCTGTGGCccctggggaagagcagagatACACCTGCCAG AGGCCCCGATGTCCGGCACGCTGGTCTTTGGCATCATCAGTGGGATTGCTGTTTGCATCATCGTCCTTTTTACTGGAATTCTGTTCAGAATCTTAA
- the LOC112920566 gene encoding LOW QUALITY PROTEIN: L-lactate dehydrogenase B chain-like (The sequence of the model RefSeq protein was modified relative to this genomic sequence to represent the inferred CDS: inserted 1 base in 1 codon), whose translation MSEKNEQEIYIQKNPKHFVKQEQNKSVSNPVDILTYVTWKLSGLPKHRVIGSGCNLDSARFCYFMAEKLGIHPSSCHGWILGENGDSSVAVWSGVNVASVSLQELNPEMRTDNNSENWKEVHKMVVESAYEVIKLKGYTNWAIGLSVADLIESMLKNLSRIHPVSXMVKGIYGIENEVFLSLPCILNARGLTSVINQKLKDDEVAQLKKSADTLWDIQKGLKDL comes from the exons atgagtgaaaaaaatgaacaagaaatttACATACAGAAAAATCCAAAGCACTTCGTAAAACAAG aacaaaacaaaagcgtTTCCAACCCAGTGGATATTCTTACATATGTTACCTGGAAACTAAGTGGACTACCCAAGCACCGTGTGATTGGAAGTGGGTGTAATCTGGATTCTGCTAGATTTTGctattttatggctgaaaaacTTGGCATTCATCCCAGCAGCTGCCATGGATGGATTTTGGGCGAAAATGGCGACTCAAGTGTGGCTGTGTGGAGTGGAGTGAATGTGGCAAGTGTTTCTCTTCAGGAACTGAATCCAGAAATGCGAACAGACAACAACAGTGAAAATTGGAAGGAAGTGCATAAGATGGTGGTTGAAAGTGCCTATGAAGTCATCAAGCTAAAAGGATATACCAACTGGGCTATTGGATTAAGTGTGGCTGATCTCATTGAATCCATGTTGAAAAATCTCTCCAGGATTCATCCAGTGT ACATGGTGAAGGGGATATATGGTATTGAGAACGAAGTCTTCCTGAGTCTTCCTTGTATCCTGAATGCTCGGGGTTTAACCAGTGTGATCAATCAGAAGCTGAAGGATGATGAGGTTGCCCAGCTCAAGAAAAGTGCAGATACCTTGTGGGATATCCAGAAAGGCCTAAAAGATCTGTGA
- the HFE gene encoding hereditary hemochromatosis protein isoform X2 → MGASVPDLGLPLFEARGYVDDQLFVSYSHESRRAEPRAQWVRTGAASQLWLQLSQSLKGWDHMFIVDFWTIMDNHNHSKVTKLGVSSESHTLQVILGCEVQEDNSTTGFWKYGYDGQNHLEFCPETLDWRAAAPKAQATKLEWEVNKIRAKQNRAYLQRDCPEQLRQLLELGRGVLDRQVPPLVKMTHHVTSAVTTLRCQALNFYPQNITMKWLKDRQPLDAEDVEPKDVLPNGDGTYQRWVALAVAPGEEQRYTCQVEHPGLDQPLTASWEAPMSGTLVFGIISGIAVCIIVLFTGILFRILRKRQASRGAMGDYVLAEYEENEARSVSQPARARGRFPARQSDSDPSHTPLHPDG, encoded by the exons ATGGGTGCCTCAGTGCCAGACCTTGGGCTGCCCCTGTTTGAGGCCCGGGGCTACGTGGATGACCAGCTGTTCGTGTCCTACAGTCACGAGAGTCGCCGTGCAGAGCCTCGTGCCCAGTGGGTCCGGACAGGGGCTGCCAGCCAGCTGTGGCTACAGCTGAGTCAGAGCCTGAAGGGGTGGGATCACATGTTCATCGTCGACTTCTGGACCATTATGGACAATCACAACCACAGCAAGG TAACGAAGCTCGGGGTATCGTCGGAGTCCCACACCCTGCAAGTGATCCTGGGCTGTGAGGTGCAAGAGGACAACAGCACCACAGGGTTCTGGAAGTATGGGTATGACGGACAGAACCATCTGGAATTCTGCCCTGAGACGCTGGACTGGAGAGCAGCGGCGCCCAAGGCCCAGGCCACCAAGCTGGAGTGGGAAGTGAACAAGATTCGGGCCAAACAGAACAGGGCCTACCTGCAGAGGGATTGTCCTGAGCAGCTGCGGCAGCTGCTGGAGCTGGGAAGAGGGGTTCTAGACCGGCAAG TGCCCCCTCTGGTGAAGATGACTCATCATGTGACCTCGGCAGTGACCACCCTCCGGTGTCAGGCTCTGAACTTCTACCCCCAGAACATCACCATGAAGTGGCTGAAGGACAGGCAGCCACTGGATGCCGAGGATGTTGAGCCTAAGGATGTGCTGCCCAACGGGGATGGGACCTACCAGAGATGGGTAGCCTTGGCTGTGGCccctggggaagagcagagatACACCTGCCAGGTCGAGCACCCAGGCCTGGATCAGCCCCTCACTGCCAGTTGGG AGGCCCCGATGTCCGGCACGCTGGTCTTTGGCATCATCAGTGGGATTGCTGTTTGCATCATCGTCCTTTTTACTGGAATTCTGTTCAGAATCTTAAGAAAGAGGCAGGCTTCAA GAGGAGCCATGGGTGACTACGTGCTGGCCGAAT atgaagaaaatgaagcacgGAGTGTCTCACAGCCTGCCAGGGCTAGAGGCAGATTTCCAGCTCGTCAGTCTGACTCTGATCCATCTCACACACCACTGCATCCAGACGGTTGA
- the LOC112920479 gene encoding histone H1.4-like encodes MSETAPAAPAAAPPAEKAPVKKKAAKKPAGARRKASGPPVSELITKAVAASKERSGVSLAALKKALAAAGYDVEKNNSRIKLGLKSLVSKGTLVQTKGTGASGSFKLNKKAASGEARPKAKKAGAAKPKRAAGTGKKPKKAAGTGTPKKSAKKTPKKAKKPAAATVAKKVAKSPKKAKAAKPKKAAKSAAKAVKPKAAKPKVTKPKKAAPKKK; translated from the coding sequence ATGTCGGAgaccgcgcccgccgcgcccgccgccgcccccccggCGGAGAAGGCCCCCGTAAAGAAGAAGGCCGCCAAGAAGCCTGCGGGGGCGCGCCGCAAGGCGTCCGGGCCCCCGGTGTCCGAGCTCATCACCAAGGCGGTGGCCGCGTCCAAGGAGCGCAGCGGCGTGTCCCTGGCCGCGCTCAAGAAGGCGCTGGCGGCCGCCGGCTACGACGTGGAGAAGAACAACAGCCGCATCAAGCTGGGCCTCAAGAGCCTGGTGAGCAAGGGGACCCTGGTGCAGACCAAGGGCACCGGCGCCTCGGGCTCCTTCAAGCTCAACAAGAAGGCGGCCTCCGGGGAGGCCAGGCCCAAGGCCAAGAAGGCGGGCGCGGCCAAGCCCAAGCGGGCGGCGGGGACGGGCAAGAAGCCCAAGAAGGCAGCGGGGACCGGCACCCCCAAGAAGAGCGCCAAGAAGACCCCGAAGAAGGCAAAGAAGCCCGCCGCGGCCACCGTCGCCAAGAAGGTGGCCAAGAGCCCCAAAAAAGCGAAGGCGGCTAAGCCCAAGAAGGCGGCCAAGAGCGCGGCTAAGGCCGTGAAGCCCAAGGCGGCCAAGCCCAAGGTTACCAAGCCCAAGAAGGCTGCGCCCAAAAAGAAGTAG